GGTGTCGATATTCACTTTACGAACGCCGCTCTTGATTCCCTTTTGGATTTCTTCGACGGGTACGCCGTAGGTTTCGGGAATTGCGCCGCCGTATTGGTTGATGATGGCAATCAAATCTTCGGGAACCGAAGAAGAACCGTGCATGACCAAATGGGTATTCGGTAAGCGGCGGTGAATTTCTTCAATGCGGCTAATTGCGAGGATTTCTCCGGTGGGTTTGCGAGAGAACTTATACGCGCCGTGGCTGGTTCCAATTGCAACGGCGAGCGCGTCAACTTGGGTTTGTTCGACAAAATCGACGGCTTGGTCGGGATCGGTTAAGAGTTGGTCTTTCGAGAGCGCACCTTCAAAACCGTGTCCGTCTTCGGCTTCTCCCATTCCGGTTTCTAAAGAACCCAAACAGCCGAGTTCGCCTTCAACGCTTGCGCCAACCGCATGAGCAACATCAACAACTGCTTTGGTGACAGCAACGTTGTATTCGTAGCTAGCGGGCGTTTTTGCGTCGGCTTCTAAGGAACCGTCCATCATGACGCTGGTGAATCCGTTCCGAATGGCCGAGTAGCAGGTTGCTGGCTCGTTTCCGTGGTCCTGGTGCATCGCAATAGGAAGGTGAGGATAGGTTTCTACTGCGGCGACGATCAGGTGACGCAGGAAGTTTTCCCCAGCATAGCTGCGGGCACCGCGAGAAGCTTGTAAAATCACGGGGCTATCGGCTTCGTTGGCGGCCTGCATGATGGAGATGATTTGCTCCATGTTATTAACATTGTATGCAGGGATGCCGTAGTCGTTTTCTGCCGCGTGATCCAAAAGCAGCCGCATAGGGACGAGGGCCATAAAATATCCTCCTATCTATTTTTTAGCGAGCAGTTGGGCTGTGAACTCAACTATCGTTATTTCTTTTTACTTAGTCAATCTTAAGATAAATTTCAACTTTTGACGCAGGATTTTTGGGGAGGAGGGACGGGGCGAGTCTCGATCGCGGACTTTTAGAGTCAGTGCCATTGCACAATGGATCGTAATCTAGAGAAAATATTGAGGTCATGCCAACCGGCCGCTAAAATTTCTATGAGCAATCCAGAATTTCCGATTGGAGCTAAAGTTAGAGCGATCGCGCTTCCCCCTTACCTGAAAACCGCAGAACCGATGCCGATGCTGCGTCCGCCGGATGTTATCGAAGTCGGTGAGGAAGGAACGGTTCTCGATCGCCGTCCGGGAGGGTTTTGGGGCGTAAGATTCGCTCGAGGCGCATTTTTGCTCGAAAGTCAATACTTAGAGTTAGTTTAAAATCAGGAACCTTCAAAATTGTTGTTAAATTTTTCGAGCAGCCAATAAGTCATCATACCGCCGCGACCTTTGACTTCAATCAATCCTCGCGGTTCGAGGCTGTAAAGATCGCATAAAAGATCGTAAGTTTGAGCGGTGACTTGAATTTTACCGGGAAGGCCGTGAGATTCCATTCTCGAGGCGATGTTGACGGTATCGCCCCAAAGGTCGTAAATAAACTTATTCATGCCGATTACGCCCGCGACAACCGGGCCGCTGTTAATGCCGACGCGCAGACAGAAGGGTTCGCCGTTGTCTTGGTGGAATTCAAGGATGGTTTGCTGCATGGCGAGGGCCATATCCGCGATCGCGCGGGCGCTTTGAAGGCCGGACATTCCACTAAAACCGCCGGCTACCATATACGCATCGCCGATGGTTTTAATCTTCTCGAGGCCGTACTGCTGGGCGAGGCGATCGAAGGCTGAGAAAATTTGATTGAGCATCTTCACCAGATCCGTTGGCGAAGTTCGTGCCGATAGCTGAGTAAAATTAACGATATCGGCAAATAAGATGCTGACTTGATCGAAACGTTCCGCGATCGCCTGCGGTTCTTGTTTCAAGCGTTCGGCAATTCGCTTCGGTAAGATATTCAACAGCAAGCGTTCCGACTTCTCCCGCTCTAAATACAGGGCATCTTCAGCCCGCTTGCGTTGGGTAATATCTTGAGCCGTACCTTCGTAATACATCGTATTCCCTTGTTCGTCCCGCACGACTCGCACGTTCTCCGAAATCCAGATGCGCTTGCCATCCTTACGATAAATGCGAACTTGGAAGCCCGAAACTGCGCCCTCGCGTTCGACTCGTTCGAGCAATTCTACCCGCTGTTGGGGGTGGACGTAGAGTTGTCGCCCGATATGGGAGACGTTTCCGGCCATATCCGCGAAGGTTTCGTAGCCAAACATCTTCACTAAAGCCGGATTGGCGCTTAAATACTGTCCGTCGGGGGTACTCTGGAAAATGCCTTCGGCGGCATTCTCAAAGATGCTGCGATATTTCTCTTCGGCTTCTTGAATGGCTTTAACCACCCGACGGCGCTCGGTAATATTACGGGCGACCCAAATCACGCAATTATCGGGCAGGGGCGAGATGCTGGCAGCAAACCACACCTCGCGCGACTTGGTTGTGTGGGAACTAGAGGGAAGATAGCTCAAATGACTGCTCGAGTCGAGCATTAACGAATATTCCACATAACCTGTCTTGTTGGTTTGCAAGACTTGTTGAATTTGCCGCAGAAATAGGTCTGCGATTTCGTGGGGAAAGACTTCATGGACGGTTTTACCGATGCGATCGTCAGTGGGACTGTAAAGTAGTTCGGAGTTGGTGGCAATAATTTTCACGTAGCGCCCTTCGGCATCAAAAACGCTAATTACGTCTGTCATCGCCGCGAACAAGGCTTTAAGTTCGGCTTCGGATTGGCGCAAGGCGGATTCAATGCGCTGCCGTTCGCCGATTTCGAGGATGAGTTGATGGTTGAGTTGCTGAAGTTCTTCGGTACGCTGGATGACGCGGCTTTCTAACTCTTCATTTAACTGTCTGAGAGTTTCTTCGGCTTGTTTGCGTTCGTAAATATCTTCGACTGTTCCTTCGTAGTAGAGGATTTTTCCCTCGGTGTCGCGCACGGCGCGCGCGTTTTCGGAAATCCAAGTCAGGGTTCCATCGCGACGATAAATCTGCGATTCAAAGCCGACGATCGCGGTACGTTCTTGGATTAAGTCTACAAATTGCTGGCGGCGTTCGGGATTCACGTAGAGTTGTCGTTCGATGGAGCCGATCTCGTTCACGAGTTGCTCTGGGCTGTTGTAGCCGTAAATTCTCGCGAGCGCGGGATTCGCGCTAAGATAGCGACCGTCGGGGGTGGTTTGATAGATGCCTTCGACGGTATTTTCAAAGATGACGCGATATTTTTCTTCGGCTTGGCGCAATCCTTCGATGGCGCGAATGCGATCGCTGACATCAATACCAATGGTAAAGGCGGCGCGTCCTTCGTCGTACTTCTGCGCCACGATTAAATAATGGCGCGTCTGGTTGCCGACGCGGGTGGCAATTTCGCGCGAGACTTCATTGTCACCACAGGCGAAGAATTCGCGCACGAATTCGTCGAAGCTGGAACTGGCTTGTAGGAATCCAATCGGCTGTCCGACGAAGGTTTCGACGCTTAAGCCGAAGGTATTGGCAAGGTGGCGATTGACTCCTAAGTAGCGCAAGTCGGAGCTTATCCAGGAGACGACTCCGGGAACGGCATCGAGGAGGGTGGCGAGTTGATTGCGGGTGGCGCTCAGGTTTTCGCTGGCCCGGACGCGATCGCTGATATCAATGCCGATGATAAAGGCCGCGCGTCCTTCGTCGTATTTCTGGGCGACGATTTGGTAGTAGCGGAGTTTGTTACCGACGCGAGTACAGACTTCGCGCGAGACTTCATAGTCGCCACAGGCAAAGAATTCGCGCAGGAATTCATCAAACCCGGAACTGCCTTGTAGGAAGCCGAGGGGCTGACCGACGAAGGCTTCGACGCTTAAGCCGAAAGTCTTCGCGAGGTGGCGATTGACTCCTAAGTAGCGCAAGTCGGAACTAATCCAAGAAACGATTCCGGGAACGGCTTCGAGGACGGCTTCGAGTTGAGCTTTAGTAGCGCTCAGGCTTTCGGTAGCGCGAACGCGATCGCTGATATCGATGCCGATAGTGAAGGCAGCGCGCCCGCCATCGTATTTCTGGGCGACGATTTGATAGTGTCGTTGTTGGCCGCCGACATTTACAGCAATTTCGTAGGAGACTTCATTGTTATCGGAGGCAAAAAATCCGCGTAGGAAGTCGTCGAAGCCGGAACTGGCTTGCAGGAAGCCGATGGGCTGACCGACGAAGGTTTCGACGCTTAAGCCGAAAGTCTTCGCGAGGTGGCGATTGACTCCTAAGTAATGCAAGTCGGAGCTAATCCAGGAGACGATTCCGGGAACGGCTTCGAGGATTGCTTGCAGTTGGGAGCGCGTCGCTTGCAAGATGTTAGCGGTTTGACGGTGCTGAACGACTTCGGCGATCAGATGGTCGTTAGTATCGAGCAGGGCTGCGGTGCGATCGGCGCATTCTCGTTCGAGTTCGCGTTTGCTGGCTGCTTCTGTCTTTTCGAGGCGTTTTTGTTCGGTAATTTCGCGGACGACCCAAACGACGGATTCATCTTGAACGATCGGGGATAAGCGGACGGAGAACCAAGTTTCTCCGTCGCTGAGAGGGGAGGAGCGATCGCTCGGAAGGCAGTATTCAAAGGCAAGGGTTTCGCCAGTTTCGAGGGTTTTCTGTAAGTGTTGGAGGAAGGCATCGGCTAGGGATGCTTCAAAGAGATCGTGAAGGCATTTTCCGAGGAGTTCGGCGGTCGGTTTGTAGGGATTTTGAGGGTTGGTGGGTGCGATGTTGAGGAATACGCCGCGCGCGTCGGTGATGAAGATGCTTTCTTCGAGGGCGGTGAAGAGGGCGCGCAGTTTGAGACCGTAGTTGAGCATTGCATCTTCCATTTGCTGGCGCGAGGCGATTTCGTTTTGCAATTGGGAGATGGTGACTTCGAGTTCGCGGTTGCGGATTTCGAGTTCGTGACTGCGGCGTACCCACTGGGAAACGTCTTCGAGAACATCGACGAGGACGGTGGAGAGGTTGAGTTGTTCGTTTTCGTGGCCGAGGGAAGGCAGGGGTTTGAGGGCGCGATCGCTACGGGCGACGATTTCAACGAGGTTGGGGGAGTCGATGCGACCGATGTAAATGGGTTGGCTGAGGTGGTGGTTGGTTTCGAGGGTGACGATGCCGTTGGGCGCAATGCAGCGCTGGCTGTAGGCGGCGGCGGCGACGCGATCGAGCTTGAAGGATTCGGCGAGTTCGACGGCTTGTTTCCAGAGTTGGACTTGGGTATAGGCCGCAACCATTGAGGCAGAGGGAAGTTTTTCCGTACCGAACTGTTTCTCGCAATCGGCGATAAACTGGCGATTGCCAGCAGAGTCTAAGCTGGGGAAGTAGGTGCTGAGGCTGTAATGTCCGATCGCGGTTTCGCCGAGTTCTTGCAGTTCGATTTGGCTGAGGTTGAACGCGAGTGTTGGTAACTGCTGGGGGCTAATTCCGGCTTGGTGGAGTTGTTGGTAGAAGGCGATTTGACTGTTGCGGTTGAGGGTGTTGATAATGAGGTCGGGACGGGCGTTCTGGATGCGCGCGATCGCGTCGGTGAAGTCTGTTCTGTTAGGAGCGAGGTAGTCTTCGCCGACGACAATTCCCCCTTGACGTTCGAGTTGCAGCCTCAGCAGCGGATCGTGGAGAACGGCTGCACTTTGGGGGATGGATTTTTTGAGCAGGTAATGGCTGGTTTTGGAAAATAATTCGTCGGAACCGAGGAGGTAGACGCAGTGCTTTTGTTGCTCGAAAAGCCAGCGTGCGGTCAGTTCGACGAGTTGGTTGGGGCAAACGCCGGTATAGAAGATGCGATCGCAGTTGTCTAATTCTTCGTTGGGGGCCGGACACCACAGGAGCGCGTCGTAGCGTTCGAGCCACGGAATCGCCGTTTTACGCTGTTCTACCGTCCACGCGCCAAATAGGGTTGCCATTGCTGGCGATTGCAGGAGCGTTTGCAGTTGGGCGAGATTTTCGATCGCGATCGGTTCGATAGTGCGCCCTAACAGACCGCCCTGTTCGTTGATTTGCGCGATCGCCATTAATGTTGCCGATCGCGCTAGCGAGTCTTCTTTTGAATCGAGAATCCCCACTTGTATCGAGCTATAAACTGATGAATTCGTCCAGTTCGACTCGACCTCTGCGGGACGGTTTAAGACTTCTCTATGCTTAGGATTTAAGTTAGTTTGACCTGACATTGGGCTTAAGTCTTAGAAGCATCCATATTGTGTTTTCAGCGACAGAATTTAACTCGCAATCTTTTGAATTTTATTGCTGCACGCCCAATCCCTGATTGTGTTCGAGATGCCCCTAATTTTAAATACGGTTTTGCCCCTAGCGTTTCCGTCAATTTTTTGACCTAACGCTCTGGCGTATTGGTCTGCCCTGAATTTAAAGTTTTGGTGCTAATGCTTGCCAAGTTCGGCGTTTGGCTGGTTTTTGTAAGTTCCGGCAAAACTCGAGCAATGCACCCGCTCGGCTTCATCATAGCTGAAAACTTCCATCCCATGCCACTGAAATACTCCCTAAGTTTGCCACTCTTAAAGGCTTTTTAGCTCTCGATTCGTTGACGAGCGCGAGCCGGGAGAAGGGGCTTTTTTCAGTGTTATTACGCATGGTTTGTCAAATCTTTTTGAATTTTCTCGAGGTCATTCTAAGTCGAGTGGGACGGGCGCAGCCAACGCCCAACCCCTTTTGGTATTTTTCCAGCACAACCGACGGTGGAAACCTTGCGAGCGAGCCAACATAATTTTAAATTCCGTTGTCTGACTGAGAGCAAAAAGTTGCCAGAAAATCTTGACAAAATCAATTTTTTATGCAACTGTCGATCGCGAAGATTTCCAGTGTCAGCTTAGCATTAGCCTTTCCGGAAATCGACCCCAAACCCGTAGGGAACTGGCTTTTTACAAAACGCTCTCCTCGCTCGCCGAACTGATGCGCCGCAAGTTCAGGATGTCGCTCATTTTGCGGATTTGGTTGCAGATCGTCTCGAGTTGTTCGCGATCGCGGATTTGAATGCCAAGATCGATAGAAGCGGGCTTCCCGATGCTGGTTCTCACCCCTGCGTTACAAACATTAATATTCTGGTCGCTCAAGCGTGCCAAAATATCTTTAAAAATACCGACGCGATCGATCGCTTCGATTTGCAAATTCACCAAATAATTTTGCTGGCGCGCCTGAGCGTTGAGTGGGTTCCAACTGACGGGAACTAAACGTTCGGCTTCAATATTCTCGAGATTGCAGCATCCCTGGCGGTGAATTGAAATTCCCTTCGATCGCGTCACTACCCCAATAATCGCTTCTCCCGGTATGGGATTGCAACAGTTGGCAATACTATAGAGCAACCCTTCCACTCCCACAATTGGCGAGGTACTATCGGTGGGCAGAGGCGCATTGCGCAAGAGCGCTAAGTTAGCTTTAGGGAACTCTGGGACGGCAGGGGTCAGCGGTTGCAAGGTTTTTACCGTATCGCGCAGGCGATTCACCACTTGATTGACGGTTACTTCCCCATAACCGAGGGCGGCTAGCAAATCTTCGACGCTATGGTAATTGCAGCGTTCGGCAACGGTTTGCATCGGTTCGGACTTGAGTACGGTTTCCAGGTTACTTTTTCCGAGTTCTTTTTCTAATAAATCCCGTCCCCGATCCAAGTTTTCGTTGCGGTGCGATCGCTTATACCACTGCCGAATCCGGTTGCGCGCTGAAGGCGTTACCGCATAGTTCAACCAATCCAAACTCGGATGGCTATTTTTCGCCGTAATAATATCGACGATATCGCCATTTTTCAACTCTTGCTCCAATCCCGACCAGCGCCCGTTAATCCGCGCCCCTTTCATATGGTTGCCGATCTCCGTATGGATGCGATAAGCAAAATCTACGGCTGTCGCCCCCCGACTGAGAGACATAACATCTCCTTTCGGGGTAAATACATAAACTTCGTCGTCGAAGAGATTATCTTTCAGGCACTCGACATACTCCCGCGCATCTTTGAGATCGTTTTGCCATTCCAGCAGTTGGCGCAACCAAGTAAATTTTTCGTCGCTTTGGGTGAATTGCGTCATTTGCGAACCGCCGGTTTCTTTATAAACCCAGTGGGCGGCGATTCCGTATTCGGCGATGTAGTGCATCTCTAGGGTGCGAATTTGCACTTCCAACGGGCGACCCGTCAGCCCGACCACAGTAGTATGTAAGGATTGATAGCGGTTGGGTTTGGGCAAGCCGATGTAATCTTTGAAGCGGCCGGGAATCGGCGTAAACTGGTCGTGGACGACGGCAAGCGCGCGGTAACATTCGTCTTTGGTTTGGGTGATGATACGAATCGCAGCGATATCGAAGATTTGGTGAAATTCTTTTTGCTGATTCGTCATCTTTTGGTAGATGCTGTAGAGGTGTTTGGGTCTGCCTTTAATTTCCCAAACGTTAATCCCTAATTCTCGCAGGCGCGATCGCAGCTTTTCAATGACGTTTTCGATGCGTTGTTCGCGATCGATCCGTCGTTCGGCGACTAACTCTTGGACTTGGCGGTAGGCATCAGTTTCCAGGTATTTAAAGCATAAATCTTCTAATTCCCACTTAAAATGCCAAATCCCTAAGCGATTCGCGAGCGGGGCGAAAATATCGCGCGTTTCCTGGGCGATGCGTTTTTGTTTCTCCGGTTTCAAGGCTTCTAGCGTTCGCATATTGTGCAGGCGATCTGCCAGCTTCACCAAAATGACGCGAATATCCTGCGCCATCGCCACGAACATTCGTCGGAAGCTTTCGGCTTGACGTTCGGTTTTGCTCGAAAAGTTGAAGCCCGAAAGTTTGGTGACTGCTTCAACGAGTTGCTGGACTTCGCTACCAAAGCGTTCGCCAATTTCTTCGATGGTGACATCGGTATCTTCGACGACATCGTGAAGGAAACCGGCGGCAATCATGGCGCTGTCGCCGCCGATGTCCCGTAGTAAGCCAGCAACGGCGACGGGATGGGCGATGTAAGGTTCGCCGGACTTGCGGTATTGACCTTTGTGCAATAAGTAGGCAAACTCAAAGGCGCGACAGATTAAGTTATTATCGTCCTCGGATAGGAGATTGCCATTGCGATCTGCGATCGGACATTGACCCAGCCAGTCGGGAATAGCGAGGTCGGTGGGTGCGGTAACGGTAAGTGCAGCCATAAGTTTAGGGGAGAATATATAAGGGTTAGGTTTCGGATAGAAAATTCCTAATTTTAAAAATCTTGCGAGACTGCAAACGGCTGTATGTTACATATTCTCGCTTAAAAAGCAAGCGTTGTTATAGAAAGTTTAATTTAAGGGACGTTGTTAATGCTGCCCGCTTTACATTGTCAGCACTACGAAGAATGGTCGAACGCCCTCGAAAGATTGAAGGATCGGGTTGAACGAGGAGTCAACCTTTCAGAAGAATTTACGGCGGTGCAACAACTATACCAGGAGAAAATTGTAACGTTAAGTCATCAAGGGATAGATTTTGCAAGCGCACCGCGCTACCAATCCCTGCAAACCGAAATTCACCGCACTCTGCGCCTGTTGCAAGCCGATCTTCTTTTCCTCAAGGCCGCGCGCAAAAGTGATACCGTTCTAGAACGGCAACGTACTTGCTTGCAGCACGTCAAGCAACTAATCGGGTATTGCAGCGCGATTTTAAATTTGGGGGCTTAATGTTAGGGTGCGATCGCGTTTAAAATGCGATGCCAGCCACGCCCTTTTAGGGGGACTTGAGAATTTACTGGAACGAAAAGTATTTGGCTTCGGGTTGGCGCAGCCCGTACTGGGGTAAACCGTCCTGAAAAGCCAGCAGTTCCCCCGGTTGGAGTTGCGTCCAGATTTCATTATCGGTGAGGGGCGCAGTGGCGACAACCGCTACGCGATCTTGCGGGCGCGTTAATTCGCGGAAATCGACGGTTAAATCGCGATCGATTAAATGCGCGGCGGCAAAGGGCGCTTGGCGAATAATATAGTGTAGATTTGTCGAGCAATGGGCGAAAAATGACTCGCCATCCGACAGTAAATAATTGAAAACTCCTTGTTGGGCTAAGGTTTCAGTGGTCGCTTTTAAAATTCTATACAATTGCTCTAAAGGGGGTTTTCTCTGGGGAAATTCCTGTCGCCATCGATCTAAAATCGTACAAAACGCTTTTTCGCTATCTGTATCTCCCACGGGTTGATAAAACTGATACCCTATGGGTTCAAAGTCGGGCAGGTTGCCGTTATGTGCGAAAACCCAATATCGTCCCCAAAGTTCCCGTCGGAAAGGGTGACAATTTTCGAGCAAGATTTCGCCTTGGGTGGCTTTGCGAATGTGGGCGATAACGTGGGTGGAATGAATGGGGTAATGGCGTACTAAATCCGCTGCTGGCGAAGCGACGGACGGATTGGCATCGATAAATAAACGACAGCCTTTCCCTTCAAAAAAAGCAATTCCCCACCCATCTTGATGGTCGTCGGTTTGCCCGCCTCGGGCGGAAAATCCTTCAAAGGAAAAGCAGATATCGGTGGGAACATTGCAGTTCATTCCGAGGAGTTGGCACATAACTTTTTTAACCTAAGTCTTCAAAAATCATTAATTCGCCGGGATTGCTGGAACTGACGGCGACAAAGTACAGAATTCCCGTTCCTAAAAAGGTAACGGCGAGACTGAATAAGATTACCCAGCGATCTGCCGGTTGGTAGGTATCTTCATCGATATCTCGCCGCACGGCAAAGTAGTGCTGCGTACTCAGAATAACGGTTAATAAGCCGACGATCGCGAATAAAAAGCCGAGTTGACCGCCGTAACCGGGACGGGGGACTAATGGCGGGTGATAGGCTCTTATTCTTAGGATAACGACCCCGAACCCCATCAGCGCGATCGCGGTTCGCATCCAAGCTAGATAGGTTCGTTCGTTCGCTAAATGATCTCGAATCCGCGAAGAATTATATTTCTTTTTTGGGGGCGGGGCTTCTGACTCAATTTCGGGCGATTTTAGGAGCGGAAATTTCACGACTGATGTGGGATTTAAGATGGGTTAAAGGATGCGAGTTAAAAGTTGGATTTTCGGACAATTTGAAGTACAGTCGGCTCTGAAACCGAGTTTCTCAGAAAATCGTTGGGAAAAGTTATTCCTTCGAGCGGTATTCTTTTTCGACCTGTGGAGAGCGACCGTACAAAATCCAGTGCTTGTGTTTTTTGATTCGTTTGACTCCACTGAGAATGCCTAATGCGAGAAGCGTTCCCACTAATACCATTCGCCATAATCCACAACCAGCAGCTACTCCTAACCCTGCTACCAACCAAATCGTCGCAGCAGAAGTCAATCCTTTAACTCGAATTCGGTTCAGTTCTTGATGAGATTGTTGCAGAATAATTCCCGCTCCTAAAAACCCGACTCCGGAAGCAACCCCTTGAATCGTGCGGCTCAGAGCATTGGAAGAGGCATACCCAACATCACCCTCGGCTTGCAAGGGAATCATGACAAACATGGCTGCCCCCAGACTCACGATGGTAAAGGTTCTCAGCCCTGCCGGTCTGCCGTTGCGCTGACGGTTAATCCCGATTAGGCAACCTACGGATGCCGCAAGAATGAGGCGGAAGGATAGACTTTGCCAGTCTGCGGCACTAAAGAACATCGATTCCATGAGTTGTCCTCCAACAAGCCAGAATGCGATCGCGAGAGCCGTCAATCGCTTCGTAGATAGATTATGATACAATTCAAAATTAAATACAAGAGAATTATAATTCAAAGCTAGTAAAAAGCATGACCGTATTGCCCGCTTCGACTCAATCCCTTCAACCGATCTCCTTACGCTACGAACGCCGCAGTCAACTGCCTCCTAGAGAGGACG
This portion of the Oscillatoria sp. FACHB-1406 genome encodes:
- a CDS encoding transporter substrate-binding protein, with amino-acid sequence MSGQTNLNPKHREVLNRPAEVESNWTNSSVYSSIQVGILDSKEDSLARSATLMAIAQINEQGGLLGRTIEPIAIENLAQLQTLLQSPAMATLFGAWTVEQRKTAIPWLERYDALLWCPAPNEELDNCDRIFYTGVCPNQLVELTARWLFEQQKHCVYLLGSDELFSKTSHYLLKKSIPQSAAVLHDPLLRLQLERQGGIVVGEDYLAPNRTDFTDAIARIQNARPDLIINTLNRNSQIAFYQQLHQAGISPQQLPTLAFNLSQIELQELGETAIGHYSLSTYFPSLDSAGNRQFIADCEKQFGTEKLPSASMVAAYTQVQLWKQAVELAESFKLDRVAAAAYSQRCIAPNGIVTLETNHHLSQPIYIGRIDSPNLVEIVARSDRALKPLPSLGHENEQLNLSTVLVDVLEDVSQWVRRSHELEIRNRELEVTISQLQNEIASRQQMEDAMLNYGLKLRALFTALEESIFITDARGVFLNIAPTNPQNPYKPTAELLGKCLHDLFEASLADAFLQHLQKTLETGETLAFEYCLPSDRSSPLSDGETWFSVRLSPIVQDESVVWVVREITEQKRLEKTEAASKRELERECADRTAALLDTNDHLIAEVVQHRQTANILQATRSQLQAILEAVPGIVSWISSDLHYLGVNRHLAKTFGLSVETFVGQPIGFLQASSGFDDFLRGFFASDNNEVSYEIAVNVGGQQRHYQIVAQKYDGGRAAFTIGIDISDRVRATESLSATKAQLEAVLEAVPGIVSWISSDLRYLGVNRHLAKTFGLSVEAFVGQPLGFLQGSSGFDEFLREFFACGDYEVSREVCTRVGNKLRYYQIVAQKYDEGRAAFIIGIDISDRVRASENLSATRNQLATLLDAVPGVVSWISSDLRYLGVNRHLANTFGLSVETFVGQPIGFLQASSSFDEFVREFFACGDNEVSREIATRVGNQTRHYLIVAQKYDEGRAAFTIGIDVSDRIRAIEGLRQAEEKYRVIFENTVEGIYQTTPDGRYLSANPALARIYGYNSPEQLVNEIGSIERQLYVNPERRQQFVDLIQERTAIVGFESQIYRRDGTLTWISENARAVRDTEGKILYYEGTVEDIYERKQAEETLRQLNEELESRVIQRTEELQQLNHQLILEIGERQRIESALRQSEAELKALFAAMTDVISVFDAEGRYVKIIATNSELLYSPTDDRIGKTVHEVFPHEIADLFLRQIQQVLQTNKTGYVEYSLMLDSSSHLSYLPSSSHTTKSREVWFAASISPLPDNCVIWVARNITERRRVVKAIQEAEEKYRSIFENAAEGIFQSTPDGQYLSANPALVKMFGYETFADMAGNVSHIGRQLYVHPQQRVELLERVEREGAVSGFQVRIYRKDGKRIWISENVRVVRDEQGNTMYYEGTAQDITQRKRAEDALYLEREKSERLLLNILPKRIAERLKQEPQAIAERFDQVSILFADIVNFTQLSARTSPTDLVKMLNQIFSAFDRLAQQYGLEKIKTIGDAYMVAGGFSGMSGLQSARAIADMALAMQQTILEFHQDNGEPFCLRVGINSGPVVAGVIGMNKFIYDLWGDTVNIASRMESHGLPGKIQVTAQTYDLLCDLYSLEPRGLIEVKGRGGMMTYWLLEKFNNNFEGS
- a CDS encoding bifunctional (p)ppGpp synthetase/guanosine-3',5'-bis(diphosphate) 3'-pyrophosphohydrolase, with the protein product MAALTVTAPTDLAIPDWLGQCPIADRNGNLLSEDDNNLICRAFEFAYLLHKGQYRKSGEPYIAHPVAVAGLLRDIGGDSAMIAAGFLHDVVEDTDVTIEEIGERFGSEVQQLVEAVTKLSGFNFSSKTERQAESFRRMFVAMAQDIRVILVKLADRLHNMRTLEALKPEKQKRIAQETRDIFAPLANRLGIWHFKWELEDLCFKYLETDAYRQVQELVAERRIDREQRIENVIEKLRSRLRELGINVWEIKGRPKHLYSIYQKMTNQQKEFHQIFDIAAIRIITQTKDECYRALAVVHDQFTPIPGRFKDYIGLPKPNRYQSLHTTVVGLTGRPLEVQIRTLEMHYIAEYGIAAHWVYKETGGSQMTQFTQSDEKFTWLRQLLEWQNDLKDAREYVECLKDNLFDDEVYVFTPKGDVMSLSRGATAVDFAYRIHTEIGNHMKGARINGRWSGLEQELKNGDIVDIITAKNSHPSLDWLNYAVTPSARNRIRQWYKRSHRNENLDRGRDLLEKELGKSNLETVLKSEPMQTVAERCNYHSVEDLLAALGYGEVTVNQVVNRLRDTVKTLQPLTPAVPEFPKANLALLRNAPLPTDSTSPIVGVEGLLYSIANCCNPIPGEAIIGVVTRSKGISIHRQGCCNLENIEAERLVPVSWNPLNAQARQQNYLVNLQIEAIDRVGIFKDILARLSDQNINVCNAGVRTSIGKPASIDLGIQIRDREQLETICNQIRKMSDILNLRRISSASEESVL
- the fba gene encoding class II fructose-bisphosphate aldolase (catalyzes the reversible aldol condensation of dihydroxyacetonephosphate and glyceraldehyde 3-phosphate in the Calvin cycle, glycolysis, and/or gluconeogenesis); this encodes MALVPMRLLLDHAAENDYGIPAYNVNNMEQIISIMQAANEADSPVILQASRGARSYAGENFLRHLIVAAVETYPHLPIAMHQDHGNEPATCYSAIRNGFTSVMMDGSLEADAKTPASYEYNVAVTKAVVDVAHAVGASVEGELGCLGSLETGMGEAEDGHGFEGALSKDQLLTDPDQAVDFVEQTQVDALAVAIGTSHGAYKFSRKPTGEILAISRIEEIHRRLPNTHLVMHGSSSVPEDLIAIINQYGGAIPETYGVPVEEIQKGIKSGVRKVNIDTDNRLAITAAFRKAAAEDPKNFDPRHFLKPSIKMMKEVCLERYQQFGTAGNASKIKQMTLEDYAAKYAKGELAAKSKAAATA
- a CDS encoding class II glutamine amidotransferase, encoding MCQLLGMNCNVPTDICFSFEGFSARGGQTDDHQDGWGIAFFEGKGCRLFIDANPSVASPAADLVRHYPIHSTHVIAHIRKATQGEILLENCHPFRRELWGRYWVFAHNGNLPDFEPIGYQFYQPVGDTDSEKAFCTILDRWRQEFPQRKPPLEQLYRILKATTETLAQQGVFNYLLSDGESFFAHCSTNLHYIIRQAPFAAAHLIDRDLTVDFRELTRPQDRVAVVATAPLTDNEIWTQLQPGELLAFQDGLPQYGLRQPEAKYFSFQ
- the patD gene encoding heterocyst frequency control protein PatD → MLPALHCQHYEEWSNALERLKDRVERGVNLSEEFTAVQQLYQEKIVTLSHQGIDFASAPRYQSLQTEIHRTLRLLQADLLFLKAARKSDTVLERQRTCLQHVKQLIGYCSAILNLGA
- the sipA gene encoding regulatory protein SipA gives rise to the protein MSNPEFPIGAKVRAIALPPYLKTAEPMPMLRPPDVIEVGEEGTVLDRRPGGFWGVRFARGAFLLESQYLELV
- a CDS encoding MgtC/SapB family protein, yielding MESMFFSAADWQSLSFRLILAASVGCLIGINRQRNGRPAGLRTFTIVSLGAAMFVMIPLQAEGDVGYASSNALSRTIQGVASGVGFLGAGIILQQSHQELNRIRVKGLTSAATIWLVAGLGVAAGCGLWRMVLVGTLLALGILSGVKRIKKHKHWILYGRSPQVEKEYRSKE
- a CDS encoding DUF202 domain-containing protein; this encodes MKFPLLKSPEIESEAPPPKKKYNSSRIRDHLANERTYLAWMRTAIALMGFGVVILRIRAYHPPLVPRPGYGGQLGFLFAIVGLLTVILSTQHYFAVRRDIDEDTYQPADRWVILFSLAVTFLGTGILYFVAVSSSNPGELMIFEDLG